TTAAGCTTATTTAGCTTAATGATTTTTAATTTAGCAGATGTGATGATATTTATAGGGGTTATTATTTTAATTAAAAATTTGATATTTAAAATTAATTTTGATAAAATCATTTTATGAAATTAAAGAAAAGAAAATTATCAAAAGGTTTAAAAAAATTTATTCGCAAAGAAAAGTCTAAGATTAGAAAAAATGAACCAGACAAAGTTCAGCAAGATAAATTAATAAAAGCCTTATATAAAAAATAAGCATGTCTAAAAAAGGAATTATTTTTGGCTATTTGTCCTTTGTTGTTTTAGCTATTTTTTTATTTTTTTTATTTCAGCAAATAAATAGCCAGGATGTAATAAAAACACAAGATAATGTAGAATCTTTTATTATAGACAAAGGAGACGGATTAAAGGATATTAGTCAAAAATTAAAAGAAAATGGATTAATAGAAAATAATAAATTGTTTGAATTTTATGCTGTTTTAAGCAATGTTAGAAAAAGTTTTTTGCCAGGCAAATACAATATTCAATCAGGCCTAAGCTTCACGGATTTAATAAAAGAATTAACCAATAATCCGTTAGCTAATGAATCAACTGTTACAATTATTGAAGGATTGAGTAATGAACAGGTGGCAGAAGTGCTAGTTAATAAAAATATTATAAATAATACTCAAGAGTTTTTTTTAGCAATAAAAAATATATTTAATAACGAAGAATTATTAAATAAATATAATTTTTTAAAAGATATAAATAATTCTTTGGACAAAAAAGAGATATTGCAAGGGTATTTGTTTCCAGATACTTATCGGTTTTATGAAAACACAACAGCAGAAGCTGTAATAAAGAGAATGTTAGACAATTTTAATACAAAGGTTATAAAAGAAATAGCTAAAACAGATCAAATCAATCAGGTTCCTCTTTATGAGGCATTAACGCTTGCTTCAATTGTTGAAAAAGAAGCATCAACAGAGCAGGAACGGCGTTTAATTGCAGATGTTTTTTTAAGCAGAATAGATCAAGGATGGGCATTGGAGTCTTGTGCTACCATTAATTATATACTCAAAAAACCAAAAGCAAGGCTAACCTTTGATGACACTAGAACACCTTCTCCTTACAACACTTATCTTAATCCAGGCCTACCTCCTGGACCAATTAATAATCCTTCCTTGTCTTCAATTTTGGCTGTAATAAACCCAATTGAAAATGATTATTGTTGCTTCTTGTCAACTCCTGAAGGCAAAGGAATTTTCAGTAAAACAATAGAAGAACACAACAGAAACAAATCAATATATTTAAAATAAGATATGCGTAAATTAATAGATATAATTCGACAAATTTTTGGACTAATTGATAAATTTTTGGGAAATATTTCATTTATCCATAATCGTCTTTACTTAAGACAGTTTGTTAAGTTTGCTGTAGCCGGAACAATAGCTACTTTTGTAGATTTTTTTATTTATATTTTTTTAACAAGATTTTTTTTATTTTGGGAAAGTCATATTTTTTGGGCAAATTTTACTTCAATGACTTTGGCGGGGATAATGAGTTTTGTTTTGAATAAAAAACTAGTATTTAATGACGGAAACTCAAAAACACTTTCACAGTATATTAAATTTTTGATTATTAGCGGATTAGGAGGGATGGCTGTTTATCAATTTATATTTTTTTATTCTGTTGACTATTTTCATTTTTATGATTTAATTGGTAAGATTTTTGCAGTTGCGATTTCTCTTTTTTATAGGTTTTTAAGCCAAAAGTTTTGGATTTTTACGACTAATAATCACGATAATTAATAATTTAAAAATAAATGAAAAAAGGATTATTTCAAAGAATTGTTATTAGTTTTGTTGCTCTGGCAGTAATTTTTGTTTTTAATTTTTGGCTTTTTAGCCCAAGAGATATTTCAAAAAATAAAAAATCATTTTTACCAGACATAGAACAGTCATTGACAAAAGAAAATAAAAATATAAATAGAGATAACCAGCTAAAAGCAAATGACGAAGGTAAGCAGGCTGTTCCAATAAAAGATTTTTTAGATAAAGATAATCAAATTAATTATAATGATGTGAATTCTCAAGAAGCAGAAGGATTTAAGGAAGAAAAACAAGATAATGAAGAAGAGTTTTTTGAACAATCCATAAACTTATCAGTCCCCTTTGTTTCTCAGTCACCATTTGCTAAATGGGATGATATTCATAATGAGGCCTGCGAAGAGGCAAGCCTTATAATTGCTAATCATTGGCTTAGTCAAACAGAACTGACAAAAGAAAAAGCAGACAAGATTATTTTGTCTGCAGTTAAATGGCAACAAGACAATTGGGGAGGCCATTATGATTTAAATGTTGCAAATACAATTGATTTGGCAAGAGAATATTTTGGCATTAAAAAAATATATTATACTTTTGTAGAGGGAATCAATGACATTAAAAGAGAGTTAAATAAAGGAAATATAATTTTAGCTCCCATGGCTGGTAGAGTATTAGATAATAAATATTATAGAAATCCAGGACCCGCTTATCACATGCTTGTTGTCAAGGGATATAATAGCAAGGAAGTTATTACAAGTGACCCAGGAACAAAAAGAGGGGAGGATTTTAAATATTCATATACTAATTTTTTAGAAGCAATTCACGACTGGCCATTTGACATTAAAGAAAAAAAAGAAATTGACAAAGAACAAAAAGCAATAGAAATATTAAAAGGAGATAAAATTATAATAGTTATTGAGCCATTAAAATAGAATTATGTATAATATCTAACATATTATAGTGTGCAATATCCGATGTGTAATATCAGAGGTCGCACACTTTTTTATTTGGAGGTCGCACACTCACAAGTAGTTACTTAGAGGCCTTGCCCCTAAGTAGAAAATAAGCACAAAAAAGTGTGCAAAAGTGTGCAATATCCGAGGTCGCACACTCACAAGTAGTTACTTAGGGGTCTTGCCCCTAAGTAGATTACAAATCAACAACCTCACTTAGAGGCCTTGCCCCTAAGTAGATTACAAATCAACAATCTCACTTAGAGGCCTTGCCCCTAAGTAGAATAATCAACAACCCTCACTTAGGGGCCTTGCCCCTAAGTAGATTGCCCCTAAGTAGAATAATCAACAACCCTCACTTAGAGGCCTTGCCCCTAAGTAGAATAATCAACAACCCTCACTTAGAGGCCTTGCCCCTAAGTAGAAAATAAGCACAAAAAAGTGTGCAAAAGTGTGCAATATCCGAGGTCGCACACTCACAAGTAGTTACTTAGGGGCCTTGCCCCTAAGTAGATTACAAATCAACAACCCTCACTTAGGGGCCTTGCCCCTAAGTAGAATAATCAACAACCTTACTTAGGGGCCTTGCCCCTAAGTAGAAAATAAGTAGAAAATAAGCACAAAAAAGTGTGCAAAAGTGTGCAATATCCGAGGTCGCACACTTTTTTATTTGGAGGTCGCACACTTTTTCGTGGATGTTTATTTAACTTCAATTTCTATTTTATTTCCCGTAATAGAATAACTTTCATCATCAATAATTTCAGCCCATACTTCAAATATTCCTTTGTTTGTAATATTCCAGTCAAAATTTATTTGGGCACTTGATTCAGGAAAAAATACTGTACCAAGTAAATTGGTTTTGGCTGTTTCGAGATTTTTAGAATAAAATCGGACCATTTTAATTTTTATGGCTGGAGGAAGAATTGAAAGGGTTAATGGAAATTCAGACAATTGCATGGATGTATGTGTTTGGGGATTAACCCAGTCGATTTTTTTAGCAAAATTAGACATGGTTGTAAATTGTCTTTTAGTTGATGTATTATTGCCAACATCATCAATGGCCATGACTTCTAGTATATGCTTTCCTAAGTTAAGACCAGACAAGTTAAGTGGGCAAGTAATGTTGGTTTTGTTGTTGATTGGAAAAATAGTTGCTAGCGCAGTATTATTAACATAGCATATTATTTTTTGAATTCCCCTAGTAGCAGTGGCCGTTAATTTAACCTCAAGCATTTGTTTTGTTATTAAGGCATTGTTTGTGGGGTATAAAATTGATAGTTTTGGCATATTGGCTGGTATATGGACATCATCATATTCTATTGGTGGCATCTCAAAAACTTTATCAAGGTTTATTTTAGTTTGTTCTTTTTCCTCCTCGTTTATAGAAGGATTTTTTTCTTTATTAGTTTGCTCAATGTCTTCTTCTGTTGGCTTGGTAGCCATTTCTTTTAGCCATTTTTCAATTGATTCCTTCCATAAAACATATTGAGGGTCAGACATTGGATTGGACGGAATAGGCCCATCTGGATTATCTTTGTCAATATAATAAAGAATAGGATAATATGCTTTAAACGTTTTTTCAATTATATATTTTGCTGGAGTTAATTCAGTAGCCAATTTCCCAGAAGCTTTATCAATTTTAAGTGTTATTTGCTCGGGTATTTCTCCTCTTAAGATTGATTTGCTTGATTGATTCGGCTTGGGGTTTTTAAATGTTTTTACAGGAGTGTTTTTTA
The Patescibacteria group bacterium DNA segment above includes these coding regions:
- the mltG gene encoding endolytic transglycosylase MltG, which codes for MSKKGIIFGYLSFVVLAIFLFFLFQQINSQDVIKTQDNVESFIIDKGDGLKDISQKLKENGLIENNKLFEFYAVLSNVRKSFLPGKYNIQSGLSFTDLIKELTNNPLANESTVTIIEGLSNEQVAEVLVNKNIINNTQEFFLAIKNIFNNEELLNKYNFLKDINNSLDKKEILQGYLFPDTYRFYENTTAEAVIKRMLDNFNTKVIKEIAKTDQINQVPLYEALTLASIVEKEASTEQERRLIADVFLSRIDQGWALESCATINYILKKPKARLTFDDTRTPSPYNTYLNPGLPPGPINNPSLSSILAVINPIENDYCCFLSTPEGKGIFSKTIEEHNRNKSIYLK
- a CDS encoding GtrA family protein — translated: MRKLIDIIRQIFGLIDKFLGNISFIHNRLYLRQFVKFAVAGTIATFVDFFIYIFLTRFFLFWESHIFWANFTSMTLAGIMSFVLNKKLVFNDGNSKTLSQYIKFLIISGLGGMAVYQFIFFYSVDYFHFYDLIGKIFAVAISLFYRFLSQKFWIFTTNNHDN
- a CDS encoding C39 family peptidase, with the protein product MKKGLFQRIVISFVALAVIFVFNFWLFSPRDISKNKKSFLPDIEQSLTKENKNINRDNQLKANDEGKQAVPIKDFLDKDNQINYNDVNSQEAEGFKEEKQDNEEEFFEQSINLSVPFVSQSPFAKWDDIHNEACEEASLIIANHWLSQTELTKEKADKIILSAVKWQQDNWGGHYDLNVANTIDLAREYFGIKKIYYTFVEGINDIKRELNKGNIILAPMAGRVLDNKYYRNPGPAYHMLVVKGYNSKEVITSDPGTKRGEDFKYSYTNFLEAIHDWPFDIKEKKEIDKEQKAIEILKGDKIIIVIEPLK